Proteins encoded in a region of the Prochlorothrix hollandica PCC 9006 = CALU 1027 genome:
- a CDS encoding DUF790 family protein, producing MLPSDLLIHRSYGESLTPKALPLDDNHQQLAAELIHCCQEHRGKPQGELDRELTDREGHSPDYKVVRGLAHILRGSFCTFEIVSPLEPGELRQRVFGRSAQQLPSPTNTASLLEQIALELTQELDRPVLPDEIRQGLYADLPENRILTQYDAPSPTALIHRYNLSQVQGIFYRATQVIINAHRNDPGEYKLLFRYLKLFQLMAYIEGDADQGFTITVDGPTSVFKASTRYGLSLAKLLPALLHVSRWSLTATLHHKDSYSQEPKLKRFSLKSDCSLVSHYPPGKTYDSMLEESFVQQWQKTKTPWQLEREVDLIPIPGSVMIPDFRVVHPDGRAYVLEIVGYWRPEYLRKKFAQVRKAGRGDLILAISERLNLEKAGVKTADLPAQIIWFKDKLSPKAVLAVLADGAPPP from the coding sequence GTGTTACCCAGTGACTTGCTGATCCACCGATCCTATGGCGAAAGCCTGACCCCCAAAGCCTTGCCCCTTGATGACAACCACCAGCAACTGGCGGCAGAGTTGATCCACTGTTGCCAGGAACACCGGGGCAAACCCCAAGGGGAACTGGATCGGGAACTGACCGATCGCGAAGGCCACAGTCCCGACTATAAAGTGGTGCGGGGATTGGCCCATATTCTGCGGGGCAGCTTCTGTACCTTTGAAATTGTCAGCCCCTTGGAGCCAGGGGAACTGCGGCAGCGGGTCTTTGGGCGATCGGCCCAACAACTGCCCAGCCCCACGAATACGGCCAGTCTTTTAGAGCAAATTGCCCTAGAACTAACCCAAGAACTCGATCGCCCCGTTCTCCCCGATGAGATTCGCCAAGGACTCTATGCCGACTTGCCCGAAAACCGCATTTTGACCCAGTACGATGCCCCCAGCCCCACGGCCCTGATCCACCGCTACAACCTCTCCCAGGTACAGGGTATTTTTTACCGGGCCACCCAGGTGATCATTAATGCTCACCGCAATGATCCGGGGGAATACAAACTGCTGTTTCGTTATCTCAAACTGTTTCAACTGATGGCCTACATTGAAGGGGATGCGGATCAGGGGTTTACGATCACGGTGGATGGTCCCACCAGTGTCTTCAAAGCCAGCACCCGCTACGGTCTCTCCCTGGCCAAGCTGTTACCGGCCCTGCTCCATGTCAGCCGCTGGAGCCTGACGGCGACCCTGCACCACAAAGACAGCTATAGCCAAGAACCTAAGCTGAAACGCTTTAGTCTCAAATCCGACTGTTCCCTCGTCAGTCACTATCCCCCCGGTAAAACCTACGACAGTATGCTGGAGGAGTCCTTTGTGCAACAATGGCAGAAAACCAAAACCCCCTGGCAACTGGAACGGGAGGTGGATCTGATTCCCATCCCCGGCAGTGTCATGATTCCCGATTTTCGGGTAGTCCATCCCGATGGTCGGGCCTATGTGCTAGAGATTGTGGGTTACTGGCGACCGGAGTATTTACGCAAGAAATTCGCCCAGGTGCGGAAGGCGGGGCGGGGGGATTTGATCCTGGCCATTTCGGAGCGGTTGAACCTGGAGAAGGCAGGGGTGAAGACGGCGGATCTGCCCGCCCAGATCATTTGGTTTAAGGACAAGCTATCCCCCAAGGCGGTGTTGGCGGTGTTGGCAGACGGGGCACCGCCGCCCTAA
- a CDS encoding bifunctional acetate--CoA ligase family protein/GNAT family N-acetyltransferase, whose translation MTTMLQPSAPDRTHDIFRAKHQPLSAIFSPQTVAVIGASDKAGSVGRTLLWNLITNPFGGTVFPINPKRSSILGIRAYPNIAAVPERVDLAVIATPAVTVPGLIEECVAAGVKGAIVISAGFKEVGAAGVALEQEVLARARQGHLRLIGPNCLGVMNPHHGLNATFASQMATPGNVGFISQSGALCTSILDWSLRENVGFSSFVSIGSMLDVDWGDLIYYMGDDPHTRSIVIYMESIGNAGSFLSAAREVALSKPIIVIKAGRTEAAAKAATSHTGALTGSDDVLDAAFRRCGVLRVDSIDDLFNMAEILAKQPRPKGRKLTILTNAGGPGVLSTDALIRGGGELAPLAEDTKSQLDQCLPAHWSHGNPIDILGDADPQRYAQATAIAAQNPDSDGLLVILTPQAMTNPTAIAQELSQYAHNSDKPLLASWMGGEAVAEGEALLNQAGIYTFPYPDTAAHVFNLMGQYSYNLQGIYETPKSLSDDKVDRAKASDLLERVRQEGRILLTESESKEVLAAYGIPVVETRIATTVEEAVEQAEDIGYPVVLKLLSETITHKTDVGGVQLNLQSSGAVRRSFESIANNVSAYAKHQNLPMDHPHFLGVTVQPMVKLSGYELILGSSIDPQFGPVLLFGTGGSLVEVFRDRAIALPPLNTTLARRMMEQTHIYKALQGVRGQGSVDLDRLEKLLVRFSQLVVEQPWIKELDINPLLVKPSTGSHDQSLLALDARIVLHPVETPVQKLPRSAIRPYPMRYSVPWVMQDGTAVTIRPISPEDEPLMVQFHGGLSEESVYMRYFHLMKLSRRTAHDRMARICFLDYDRQMVLVAEYQDPQTKALSILGAGRLSKLHGVEEAEFALLISDEYQGRGLGTELLQRLIQVGRDEGMTCIRAEMLASNIAMQSVSRKVGFSLYPVEDGLVEAELLLAVPSDAEPGDTEPGDTEPGDAV comes from the coding sequence ATGACCACAATGCTGCAACCATCCGCCCCCGATCGCACCCATGACATTTTCCGAGCCAAACACCAACCCCTGAGCGCCATTTTCTCCCCCCAAACAGTAGCGGTGATTGGAGCCAGTGACAAAGCCGGTAGTGTGGGGCGCACCCTCCTCTGGAATTTGATCACCAATCCCTTTGGAGGCACCGTATTTCCCATTAATCCCAAGCGATCGAGCATTTTAGGCATCCGGGCTTACCCTAACATCGCTGCTGTACCGGAACGGGTGGATCTTGCCGTCATTGCCACCCCCGCCGTTACCGTCCCCGGCTTGATCGAAGAATGTGTGGCCGCTGGGGTCAAGGGGGCGATCGTCATCTCCGCTGGCTTCAAAGAAGTGGGAGCCGCCGGTGTAGCTCTGGAGCAGGAAGTCTTGGCCCGTGCCCGCCAAGGCCACCTGCGCCTCATTGGTCCCAACTGTCTGGGGGTGATGAACCCCCACCATGGTCTCAATGCCACCTTTGCCAGCCAAATGGCCACCCCCGGCAATGTGGGCTTTATCAGCCAAAGCGGAGCGCTGTGTACCTCCATTTTGGATTGGAGTCTCCGGGAAAATGTGGGGTTCAGTTCCTTCGTCTCCATCGGCTCCATGTTGGATGTGGACTGGGGGGACTTGATTTATTACATGGGGGATGATCCCCACACCCGCAGTATTGTCATTTACATGGAGTCCATTGGCAACGCGGGATCCTTCCTCTCCGCTGCCCGGGAAGTGGCCCTATCCAAGCCTATTATTGTCATCAAAGCAGGGCGCACTGAAGCCGCCGCCAAAGCGGCCACCTCCCACACTGGGGCGCTCACCGGCAGTGATGATGTCCTAGATGCAGCTTTCCGTCGCTGTGGGGTGTTGCGGGTCGATAGCATCGACGATTTGTTTAATATGGCGGAAATCCTCGCCAAACAGCCCCGACCCAAGGGCCGCAAGCTCACCATCCTCACCAATGCTGGCGGACCGGGGGTGTTGTCCACTGATGCCCTGATCCGGGGCGGGGGGGAACTGGCTCCCCTGGCGGAGGACACGAAGTCCCAACTGGATCAGTGTCTCCCGGCCCACTGGAGCCACGGCAACCCCATTGATATTTTGGGGGATGCGGACCCCCAGCGCTATGCCCAGGCCACGGCGATCGCCGCCCAAAATCCCGACAGTGACGGCCTGTTGGTGATCCTCACCCCCCAGGCTATGACCAATCCTACGGCGATCGCCCAGGAACTCAGCCAATATGCCCACAACAGCGACAAACCCCTGTTGGCCAGTTGGATGGGGGGCGAAGCGGTGGCAGAAGGGGAAGCCCTCCTCAACCAAGCCGGCATCTACACCTTCCCCTACCCCGACACCGCCGCCCATGTGTTTAACCTCATGGGGCAATACAGTTACAACCTCCAGGGCATTTATGAAACCCCCAAGTCCCTTTCGGATGACAAAGTGGACCGGGCTAAGGCCAGTGATCTCCTGGAGCGGGTGCGCCAAGAAGGTCGAATCCTGCTCACGGAGTCGGAGTCGAAGGAAGTCCTCGCCGCCTATGGCATTCCCGTGGTGGAAACCCGCATCGCCACAACCGTGGAAGAGGCGGTGGAGCAGGCGGAAGACATTGGCTACCCCGTGGTGCTGAAACTCCTGTCGGAAACCATTACCCACAAAACCGATGTGGGGGGGGTGCAACTGAACCTCCAAAGCAGTGGTGCGGTACGGCGATCGTTTGAGTCCATTGCTAATAATGTGTCAGCTTACGCCAAACACCAGAATTTACCGATGGATCACCCCCATTTCCTGGGGGTAACAGTGCAACCCATGGTTAAGCTCAGTGGCTATGAGTTAATCCTTGGCAGTAGCATTGATCCCCAGTTTGGTCCTGTGTTGCTGTTTGGCACCGGGGGATCCTTGGTGGAAGTGTTCCGCGATCGCGCCATTGCCCTTCCCCCCCTCAACACCACCCTCGCCCGCCGCATGATGGAGCAAACCCACATCTATAAAGCCCTGCAAGGGGTGCGGGGTCAGGGTTCTGTGGATCTCGATCGCCTGGAAAAACTGTTGGTTCGCTTCAGTCAGTTGGTGGTGGAGCAACCCTGGATTAAGGAATTGGACATTAACCCCCTGTTGGTCAAACCCTCCACCGGTAGCCATGATCAGTCCCTCTTGGCCCTGGATGCCCGTATTGTCTTGCATCCCGTGGAAACCCCGGTGCAGAAACTGCCCCGCTCTGCTATTCGCCCCTATCCGATGCGCTACAGTGTGCCCTGGGTGATGCAGGATGGCACAGCGGTGACCATTCGCCCCATTTCCCCAGAGGATGAGCCTTTGATGGTGCAGTTCCATGGGGGACTGTCGGAGGAAAGCGTCTATATGCGCTATTTCCACTTAATGAAGCTGAGCCGCCGCACGGCCCACGATCGCATGGCCCGCATCTGTTTTCTGGACTACGATCGCCAAATGGTGCTGGTGGCGGAGTACCAAGACCCCCAAACCAAGGCGCTGTCAATCCTAGGGGCCGGTCGCCTCAGTAAGCTCCATGGGGTGGAGGAGGCGGAATTTGCCCTGCTGATCAGCGATGAATACCAAGGTCGCGGCCTGGGAACAGAACTGCTGCAACGGCTAATCCAGGTGGGCCGGGATGAGGGCATGACCTGTATCCGGGCGGAAATGCTGGCTTCTAATATCGCCATGCAATCGGTGAGCCGCAAAGTTGGGTTTAGTCTCTATCCCGTGGAGGATGGGTTGGTGGAAGCGGAACTGCTGCTAGCGGTGCCCAGTGATGCTGAACCGGGTGATACTGAACCGGGTGATACTGAACCGGGTGATGCTGTCTAG
- a CDS encoding DNA methyltransferase: MRINLRGHCGHWCGALGRTAQYYTEDCLLDIHGKVKQALEEYKRQLEQDHWTPEIFNIERWWSGYTLKILAALRTALVEQFGEPQENDKYSLVWITFCRLIIETSSAAFNHISMSFSDTVTHHGIEFFEELFLSILDFVLRSAKGTITGHTQVLKVDSRHISRLHNIKTNKVITSPPYPNRVSYIRELRPYMYWTKFITEAKEAGELDWLAIGGTWGIATSRLNSWMIEEENLPDRIVSTVRNIKLSDGKNSSLLAIYVLKYFHDMHLHLSSLRSILEHGAELYYIVGNSTFFGIMVDTAALLSDSMRVLGYSDISSEIVRKRNCNKALYEYCVSARWSAA; the protein is encoded by the coding sequence TTGAGAATCAACCTAAGGGGGCACTGTGGCCACTGGTGCGGAGCGTTAGGCAGAACGGCACAATATTATACCGAAGACTGTCTACTGGATATTCATGGGAAAGTAAAGCAGGCTTTGGAGGAATATAAACGTCAATTAGAGCAAGATCACTGGACACCGGAAATATTCAACATTGAGCGGTGGTGGTCTGGCTATACGCTCAAAATTCTTGCTGCCCTACGAACCGCCTTAGTAGAGCAATTTGGAGAACCCCAAGAGAACGATAAATATAGTCTCGTTTGGATCACGTTCTGTCGTTTAATTATCGAAACCTCATCGGCAGCGTTTAATCATATTTCTATGTCCTTCAGTGACACGGTAACGCATCATGGAATTGAGTTTTTCGAAGAACTTTTTTTATCCATACTTGATTTTGTACTCAGATCTGCCAAGGGCACTATTACGGGTCATACCCAGGTTCTAAAGGTGGATTCTCGTCACATCAGCAGGTTACATAACATCAAGACGAATAAGGTTATAACCTCGCCACCTTATCCTAATCGAGTTAGCTATATTCGTGAACTTCGTCCTTATATGTATTGGACAAAATTTATCACTGAGGCAAAAGAGGCCGGTGAACTAGATTGGTTAGCCATTGGTGGAACTTGGGGAATTGCAACAAGTCGGCTCAATTCTTGGATGATTGAAGAAGAAAATTTACCCGATCGTATCGTCTCGACGGTCAGGAACATAAAATTATCGGACGGAAAGAACTCAAGTTTGTTAGCGATTTACGTCTTGAAATACTTTCATGATATGCACTTGCATTTGAGTTCCCTGAGATCTATTTTAGAACATGGGGCTGAACTCTACTATATTGTCGGCAATTCAACCTTTTTCGGTATTATGGTTGATACAGCAGCGTTGCTTTCTGATTCTATGAGGGTCCTGGGCTACTCAGACATTAGTTCTGAAATTGTTAGAAAACGGAATTGCAATAAAGCGTTGTATGAGTACTGTGTGTCGGCCAGATGGTCAGCAGCCTAA
- a CDS encoding ribonuclease HepT family protein, with product MLLQLQIVGEAARSMTVETCEQYPEVAWRDIIDFRNLLQQP from the coding sequence ATGCTTTTACAATTGCAGATCGTTGGCGAAGCCGCCAGATCAATGACAGTTGAAACTTGCGAACAATATCCTGAAGTGGCTTGGCGAGACATTATCGATTTCCGAAACTTGCTACAGCAACCCTAA
- a CDS encoding nucleotidyltransferase family protein translates to MTLNDLTPQTKAAIKKIAAQHGAYNVRVFGSVAKGQADQHSDLDLLVDYDLDKISPWFPVRLIRDLENLLNIKVDVVTPQGLKARIQDEVLKEAVAL, encoded by the coding sequence ATGACACTCAACGACCTCACCCCCCAAACCAAAGCCGCCATCAAAAAAATTGCCGCCCAGCACGGAGCCTATAACGTGCGAGTCTTCGGCTCCGTCGCCAAAGGCCAAGCCGATCAGCATAGCGACTTAGATTTACTCGTAGATTATGACCTAGACAAAATTAGCCCCTGGTTCCCCGTCCGCCTAATCCGCGACCTAGAAAACCTTTTAAACATTAAAGTGGATGTTGTCACACCTCAAGGGCTAAAAGCCAGAATTCAAGACGAAGTATTGAAAGAGGCAGTAGCCTTATGA
- a CDS encoding type IV toxin-antitoxin system AbiEi family antitoxin, translated as MHPKNPLFQKCLTYLESLPCIEAAVQGEPYFSDKVLADGKLIIKTSNKSTSYVCEIKTGITNDVIEQVTEYFSNLGKRLKHNERPLLITRGLSKLVVEQLLTRNIEFIDVDGNIYLNSPEIYVLVRNQISKESVSKSLEITASALQVIYALLSQPDLFGKGCDFDEEIAYTSGVTPKTVKNTLKKLQDLDYITYRHGNYEIIDYVRLLERWELGYSERLRAKLLLGTFTPIGKSIFSEVGDKIKEDAKHYDYLIGGELAASMMTEYLRPVSATLHLSSNSDSRKIAVNLKLKPDSNGNIAFLRTFGHAKYQQNKLEEFQQSLVNPLFIHAELVRTGNSRLKEAAQLLYDSYIVVGSYFRTSRMSVKV; from the coding sequence ATGCACCCCAAAAACCCACTTTTTCAAAAATGTCTTACTTATCTTGAATCACTGCCCTGTATTGAGGCAGCAGTTCAAGGAGAACCCTATTTTTCTGATAAAGTTTTAGCTGATGGAAAACTCATAATTAAGACTTCAAACAAAAGTACTAGTTATGTTTGTGAGATTAAAACTGGCATCACAAATGATGTAATTGAACAGGTAACTGAATATTTTTCTAATTTAGGCAAAAGACTAAAGCATAACGAAAGACCCCTACTGATTACACGTGGTTTATCCAAGCTGGTTGTAGAGCAACTCCTAACAAGAAATATTGAGTTCATAGATGTTGATGGAAATATTTATCTTAATAGCCCAGAGATTTATGTACTAGTTCGCAACCAAATTTCTAAAGAAAGCGTCAGTAAATCTTTGGAAATCACTGCCTCTGCATTACAGGTTATATATGCCTTGCTCAGCCAGCCGGATCTTTTTGGAAAAGGATGTGATTTTGATGAAGAGATTGCTTATACTTCCGGTGTTACGCCAAAAACTGTGAAGAACACCCTTAAAAAACTCCAAGATTTAGATTACATTACATACAGGCATGGAAACTATGAAATTATTGATTATGTCAGGCTTCTTGAACGTTGGGAGCTAGGATATTCCGAAAGATTACGTGCAAAATTGCTTCTTGGAACTTTCACTCCCATCGGAAAATCTATCTTTTCAGAAGTTGGAGATAAGATCAAAGAAGATGCAAAGCATTATGATTACCTAATAGGTGGTGAACTTGCCGCTTCAATGATGACTGAGTATCTTCGACCTGTTAGTGCAACTTTACATCTAAGTAGTAATTCTGATAGTCGCAAAATAGCAGTCAATCTGAAGCTAAAGCCTGATTCTAATGGTAATATCGCATTTCTCCGAACTTTTGGCCATGCTAAATATCAGCAAAATAAACTTGAGGAATTTCAACAAAGTCTCGTCAATCCATTATTTATTCATGCAGAGCTAGTGCGAACTGGAAATAGCCGATTAAAGGAAGCTGCTCAACTTCTCTACGATAGCTATATCGTTGTTGGATCATACTTTCGGACATCAAGAATGAGCGTAAAAGTATGA
- a CDS encoding Uma2 family endonuclease gives MIAAKDNQPALTPEKYFVWEEQQPEKYELMDGQVYAMTGGSVNHSRIAVRITTLLFNHLDNSPCETGNSDLRINIFETNNYTYPDASVTCDDRDKTTTQYITYPCLIVEVLSPNTEAYDRGGKFRLYRHNPALQDYLLVSSTSIEIDLYHKSDAGEWLIINYQPGDTVELKSINLSFPIEQIYRGLNLTPDA, from the coding sequence ATGATTGCAGCCAAAGACAATCAACCCGCCCTAACTCCTGAAAAATACTTCGTCTGGGAAGAACAGCAGCCAGAAAAATACGAACTGATGGATGGTCAGGTTTACGCCATGACAGGTGGCAGCGTCAACCATAGCCGCATTGCCGTCCGCATCACCACACTATTATTCAACCATCTAGACAATAGCCCCTGCGAAACAGGTAACTCCGACCTCCGAATTAATATTTTTGAGACCAATAACTACACCTATCCCGATGCCAGCGTCACCTGCGACGATCGCGACAAAACCACCACTCAATACATCACCTATCCCTGCCTCATCGTCGAAGTTCTCTCACCCAACACCGAAGCCTATGACAGAGGTGGCAAATTTAGACTATACCGCCACAATCCAGCCCTACAAGATTATTTATTAGTCAGTTCCACCAGTATCGAAATCGACTTGTATCACAAAAGTGATGCAGGTGAATGGCTGATCATTAACTACCAACCGGGCGACACCGTCGAACTCAAAAGCATTAACCTCAGCTTCCCTATCGAGCAGATCTATCGCGGTCTCAATCTCACCCCAGATGCCTAA
- a CDS encoding nSTAND1 domain-containing NTPase — MARYGLIVGVSQYQKPLGTLSKTVGDAKAVAAVLRQHGDFEDLQILTGSVTREALETALSRLLLEQSDRHEALIYYTGHAVVVKGAFGKKRGYLALSNSKLKVVNGEITGIEDGIALDDLSGLTGQAVVSNLVMILDCCHSETLLEETQGYLQRSIATQSFTEVKKDYFLVSACRQFQEAYAYKSQEYSVFTGALLASLGRERANDRGIVNASAMYGYIVEQLRGSGQEAVDLGLGGGSIRMVDYRTMAAASERQVSEENPYQGLLAFEPQTAKFFFGRDTAWQRLLTKLQQRPFAFVVGVSGSGKSSLVRAKLWTHLEAQGYQVLVMKPWSNPMQRLKDKLTETLADRAVDIAAVEACMEEEGVLAAIDRFPFPKLFLLVDQFEEVFTVCTRLPERQQFIQSLVAIMERSSRELMMVATMRADFLGNCGDYQLDAVINDQMVWVSTMSPAELQEVIVQPAAVQGYTVQNDLVREILREVKENPQCLPLLEFGLQELWERRDRQAHHLTLDHYEAMGGLVGAIDRHAETLFSQQSEQGQAWMQQIFLKLVRFGQQTQDTRQREKRRVLLALGADVTQNREIEGVLRVLEGTKGRLLVASEEEGKAIVDLAHEALLEGWKRFAGWRQENRDLRRLVQRVEDAHKEWQAKEKGEAYFLPKGLMLEVQDARERLEADRSLSEEVWAYYEESLSHSEAQVAFIQRNLTEIKLREEAMRVFNLLPVRPLEGALTTIQSVGDSQKALMQVLAPLQGNLHRSRSCARECNCFRGHSASVLSVAFSPDGQTIVSGSSDKTIRLWDLQGNPIGEPFRGHSAYVWSVAFSPDGQTIVSGSSDKTIRLWDLQGNPIGEPFRGHSDYVRSVAFSPDGQTIVSGSDDKTIRLWDLQGNPIGEPFRGHSAYVWSVAFSPDGQTIVSGSDDQTIRLWDLQGNPIGEPFRGHSDSVWSVAFSPDGQTIVSGSSDQTIRLWHGSWEAWLALCCNRLRHHPIFTNPPDDLAREACEVCQRLVWDKEQE; from the coding sequence ATGGCTCGATATGGTTTGATTGTGGGGGTGAGCCAGTACCAGAAGCCCCTGGGGACGCTGAGTAAGACGGTGGGGGATGCAAAGGCGGTGGCGGCTGTGCTGCGGCAGCATGGCGATTTTGAGGATTTGCAGATTTTAACGGGATCGGTGACGCGGGAGGCGTTAGAGACAGCACTCAGTCGGTTGTTGCTGGAGCAGAGCGATCGCCATGAAGCCTTGATCTACTACACCGGTCATGCCGTGGTCGTCAAGGGGGCTTTTGGCAAGAAGCGGGGCTATTTGGCGCTGTCCAATAGCAAGCTGAAGGTGGTCAATGGCGAGATCACTGGTATTGAGGATGGCATTGCTCTGGATGACCTGAGCGGTTTGACGGGGCAAGCGGTTGTTAGCAATTTGGTGATGATTCTGGATTGTTGCCATAGTGAGACGCTGCTGGAGGAGACTCAGGGCTATTTGCAACGATCTATTGCGACTCAATCGTTTACAGAGGTTAAGAAGGATTATTTTCTGGTGTCGGCCTGTCGGCAGTTTCAGGAAGCCTATGCTTACAAAAGCCAGGAGTATAGTGTGTTTACGGGGGCACTGTTGGCTAGTTTGGGGCGGGAACGGGCGAACGATCGCGGCATTGTCAATGCTAGTGCGATGTATGGCTATATTGTGGAGCAGTTGCGGGGATCGGGGCAGGAGGCGGTGGATTTGGGGCTGGGGGGTGGTTCCATCCGCATGGTGGATTATCGAACGATGGCCGCAGCCTCAGAGCGGCAAGTCTCGGAGGAGAATCCCTATCAGGGGTTGCTGGCCTTTGAACCCCAGACCGCCAAGTTTTTCTTTGGTCGGGATACGGCTTGGCAGCGGCTGTTGACCAAGCTGCAACAGCGGCCCTTTGCCTTTGTGGTGGGGGTGTCGGGCAGTGGCAAGTCTTCTTTGGTGCGGGCGAAGTTGTGGACCCATCTGGAAGCGCAGGGTTATCAGGTGCTGGTGATGAAGCCGTGGTCGAATCCGATGCAACGGCTGAAGGATAAGTTAACGGAGACGCTGGCCGATCGGGCGGTGGATATTGCAGCGGTGGAAGCCTGTATGGAAGAGGAGGGGGTGCTGGCGGCGATCGATCGCTTTCCGTTCCCCAAACTATTTCTGCTGGTGGATCAGTTTGAGGAGGTGTTTACGGTTTGTACCCGTTTGCCAGAACGGCAGCAATTTATCCAAAGTTTGGTGGCGATTATGGAGCGATCGTCACGGGAATTGATGATGGTGGCGACTATGCGGGCGGATTTTCTGGGTAACTGCGGTGATTATCAATTGGATGCCGTGATTAATGATCAGATGGTGTGGGTTTCGACCATGAGTCCAGCGGAGTTGCAGGAGGTGATTGTGCAACCGGCGGCGGTGCAGGGTTACACGGTGCAGAACGACCTGGTGCGGGAGATTTTGCGGGAGGTCAAGGAAAATCCCCAGTGTTTGCCGTTGTTGGAGTTTGGGTTGCAGGAGTTGTGGGAACGGCGCGATCGCCAAGCCCATCACCTGACGTTGGATCATTACGAGGCCATGGGAGGTTTGGTGGGGGCGATCGATCGCCACGCAGAGACCCTGTTTAGCCAACAGTCGGAGCAGGGACAGGCATGGATGCAGCAGATTTTTCTGAAGTTGGTACGTTTTGGGCAGCAGACACAGGATACTCGGCAGCGAGAGAAGCGGCGGGTGTTGCTGGCACTGGGGGCAGATGTAACCCAAAACCGCGAGATTGAAGGGGTTTTGCGGGTGTTGGAAGGCACAAAAGGGCGGTTATTGGTGGCCAGTGAGGAGGAGGGGAAAGCCATTGTCGATTTGGCCCATGAGGCGCTGTTGGAGGGGTGGAAGCGGTTTGCGGGGTGGCGGCAAGAGAACCGGGATTTGCGGCGGTTGGTGCAGCGGGTGGAGGATGCCCATAAGGAATGGCAAGCCAAGGAAAAGGGGGAAGCCTACTTTTTGCCCAAGGGCTTGATGCTGGAGGTGCAGGATGCACGGGAGCGGCTGGAGGCAGACCGGAGCTTATCGGAGGAGGTGTGGGCTTATTACGAGGAGAGTTTAAGCCACAGTGAGGCACAGGTGGCGTTTATTCAGCGGAACTTGACGGAAATTAAACTGCGAGAAGAGGCGATGCGAGTCTTTAACCTGTTGCCTGTACGGCCCTTGGAAGGCGCACTGACTACAATTCAAAGTGTAGGAGACAGTCAGAAAGCCTTAATGCAAGTTTTAGCTCCTCTTCAAGGGAATTTACATCGCTCTAGAAGTTGTGCGCGGGAATGTAACTGCTTCCGGGGGCATTCGGCTTCTGTATTGTCCGTGGCCTTTAGTCCCGATGGTCAGACGATCGTCAGTGGCAGTTCTGACAAAACGATTCGACTCTGGGATTTGCAGGGCAACCCGATCGGGGAACCCTTCCGGGGGCATTCGGCTTATGTATGGTCCGTGGCCTTTAGTCCCGATGGTCAGACGATCGTCAGTGGCAGTTCTGACAAAACGATTCGACTCTGGGATTTGCAGGGCAACCCGATCGGGGAACCCTTCCGGGGGCATTCGGATTATGTTAGGTCCGTGGCCTTTAGTCCCGATGGTCAGACGATCGTCAGTGGCAGTGATGACAAAACGATTCGACTCTGGGATTTGCAGGGCAACCCGATCGGGGAACCCTTCCGGGGGCATTCGGCTTATGTATGGTCCGTGGCCTTTAGTCCCGATGGTCAGACGATCGTCAGTGGCAGTGATGACCAAACGATTCGACTCTGGGATTTGCAGGGCAACCCGATCGGGGAACCCTTCCGGGGGCATTCGGATTCTGTATGGTCCGTGGCCTTTAGTCCCGATGGTCAGACGATCGTCAGTGGCAGTTCTGACCAAACGATTCGACTCTGGCATGGCAGTTGGGAAGCATGGCTCGCCCTTTGCTGCAACCGTCTCCGCCACCACCCCATCTTCACCAATCCCCCCGACGACCTGGCCCGCGAAGCCTGCGAAGTTTGTCAAAGGTTAGTGTGGGACAAAGAACAAGAATGA
- a CDS encoding Uma2 family endonuclease has protein sequence MLDLDLSPPTPTIDVPSLNHSYLCSRILRQLFTFPHIEALTELTLDLDNGLTPDICVYPIDTLTPNLSRDITRVTPLPLLAIEVISASQNIQTLLEKAERLVQAGVATVWTVEPYTRSIFVTNAQGETVIYNAPVSFNDITIDFQQIFSL, from the coding sequence ATGCTAGACCTAGACTTATCCCCCCCAACCCCCACCATCGACGTGCCCTCCCTCAATCACAGCTACCTTTGCTCCCGCATCCTGCGCCAACTCTTCACCTTCCCCCACATCGAAGCCCTCACCGAACTCACCCTCGACCTCGACAACGGCCTCACCCCCGACATCTGCGTTTACCCGATCGACACCCTCACCCCCAACCTCTCCCGCGACATCACCCGCGTCACCCCCCTGCCCCTCCTGGCAATCGAAGTCATTTCCGCCTCCCAAAACATCCAAACCCTCCTCGAAAAAGCCGAACGCCTCGTCCAAGCCGGAGTCGCCACCGTCTGGACCGTAGAACCCTACACCCGCAGTATCTTTGTCACCAACGCCCAAGGCGAAACCGTCATCTACAACGCCCCCGTTAGCTTTAACGACATTACCATCGATTTCCAACAAATTTTCAGTCTTTAA